DNA from Clarias gariepinus isolate MV-2021 ecotype Netherlands chromosome 11, CGAR_prim_01v2, whole genome shotgun sequence:
atccctgtgtgtgtgtgtgtgtgtgtgtgtgtgtgtgtgtgtgtgtgtagttggtgATGGAGTACTGCGGAGGCGGTTCTATCTCTGATCTGATCCAGAGCACAGAAAAAAAGTCTCTAAATGAGGACTGGACGGCTTACATCTGCGGAGAAATCCTAAAGGTACGACAAAcgtttttatattcatttatatttatgtttcacAGACTGTACGTGAATTTAGTGTTATATTAATGCTGGGATTAGACTTTATTATCGCTActgatgcaaataaataatcaacCAATAACAGGATTCTAATTACtcattaactttaaaatgagtAGGACAATAACGTGACTTTTGAAGAGTGGCGAGATCCTCTGGAACGCAGTTCTCCAAATAGAGTCACTATTTagtttatttgaaataaaaagccGTTTGTGTCCTGCCCCTCAGGGTCTGGCTCACCTCCACAAGTACAAAATCATCCACCGAGACATCAAAGGCCAAAATGTGCTGCTAACTGAAAGTGCTGATGTCAAACTGGGTAAGAGCGCCGCCCTAGTGGCTACCCCTTATAAATTacttctgtatatatatattttccaataaaaacattaatgtttATATATCCACATAGTTAAACCTGtacttattttgtgtgtgtgtgtgtgtgtgtgtgtgtgtagtggactTCGGTGTGAGTGCACAGTCGAATAACACCATGGGTAAGCAGAGCACGTTTATCGGGACGCCGTACTGGATGGCTCCGGAGGTCATCGACTGTAATTTAAATCCTAAAGGTGGCTACGACTGTAAGGTGAgacagcctgtctgtctgtctgtctgtctgcctgtctgtctgtctgtctgtctgtctgtctgtctttgttttgcatttctgtactgcttttactttctttccttattattaattatcttCACTTTATTTGCGTCCTTTCGCCCAAATGTTTCCTGCCTGCGCTCTTATTCAGTATAAACTTTAAATGTTTAGTATTTATGATTCTGATTTTGCCATGAAAACACTCTGACAAacatggcgtgtgtgtgtgtgtgtgtttcagagtgATGTGTGGTCACTGGGCATCACAGCTATCGAGATGGCAGAAGGAAAACCTCGTAAGTCTGCTCACATTGGGCTCTTAGGGCacttatttatgtaaatgaggtTCTCACTCCCCGTCCTGTCTTCCTGCAGCGCTGTGTGATGTGAACCCCATGCAGGCGTTGATGCGTATCACTAAGAATGAAGCTCCGACATTGAGCTCGAACGAATGGTGAGACCCAAAACATCAAACAGTACAATAACACAGCAGGAACTGTGTCTTTAAGAAGACTTTAAATTGACTTTGGAAGGGTGtgtctaatgtgtgtgtgtgtgtgtgtgtgtgtgtgtgtaggtctgAGAATTTCCAGTCGTTTATCAAGGGCTGTCTGGTGAAGGACCACAAGTGGCGTCTGAGCGCTGATGAACTTCTGGATCATGCGTTGATCTCCAACATACAGAAACAAATCCGTCACATCCGCCATGACATCGTAGCGCACATGGACAAGCAGAAAGGtaacacacgtgcacacacacacacacacacacacacacactgagaaacacacactgacactgagTTACAAGTGTTATAACATTTCCttctaatgttattttgttGTAGGAGAAAAAATGCGAGCTGAAGAACAAAAGAAGCGAGCTGAAGAAGAGGCTCAGCGGATGGAGAAAGAGATCTGGTACGGTACCTTTTACACTGGAGGTCTCGCGGGTTAGGGGGAACCGGTGTTACCAGCCTCGTTTATCTACATGATAACTAAATTCTGTGCTAACTCATGTAAATGATAAATGCAGTGTTATTAGATTAGCGTCCTGATCTGACGTTCCTTCTCTCCTCAGCATTAAGACTCCGTCACCTCCGAGGCACCAGGCTCTCAGCGCGAGGATGTCTCTTCAGGACGAGAAAATGCTCAAACACAAATtggatgaggtgtgtgtgtgtgtgtgtgtgtgtgtgtgtgtgtgtctttatgtcTTCTACCACTCTGTTCCTGCAGTCCATGtctttttcctccaaacacTGAATCGTCTCTGTGTTTCTTCCTGCAGGAGCATTTCAGAAGAAAGGAGCGGGATTATGTCAAGGCTGAAATGCTGCGACAACACAAAcagttaaaacaacaacaacgacaacgACAACAGAACTTCTCCCCAATGTATAACCAAGACCTGATCATCAGTAATAAACTTTCTGTAGACAATCAGGTGAGTCTGTTACACCATCAACACAGAGAAACATTCAAAACTGTGAAGCTGTTAAGTGACTTGTCTTTGGGTGTAATGATCCAATTTCGGACTGAAGAGTCAACTTTGACTTATAACCTGACCTTTGACCCAACTCATTACTGTGTTTCCAGAACTTTTGCAACAACCAGACTCAGAAGAACTATCAACACTCACCCAGCCTGCAGAGGAGGGTCACTGCTCCCTGTCCCATTAAAGTGCGGCAGGGCTCCTCTGCCCAGCCTCAGATTCTGCATCAGCAGCTCTCCAGATCTCCCACCAGCCCCCTCGCCGTGCCTCAGATCTGCATCTCACAGCAGGACGGAATCAGGAGAAATCAGAGCCCGGACTTGGTGAAGCACAACATGGTGAACTTCAATTCATGGAATGCCAGTTCAGGTCACGATCAGAGGAAGAAACGTGCGGTCTCGGCCTCGCCCTGCCGCAGAGGATCACAGGGCAACTGCCAAGATGTGAATGGGAACAATTCGCGCAGGGGCAGTTGGGCACCGTCCGGCAGTCAGGAGTGTTTAGTGGGCGATAAGCAGTTGGATTTAAGCGCATCCGCTCCTCAACACTCACTTGAGGCAAAGCTACGAGGGCGGCCGCAGCGTGTGTATTCCATGCCTCATGGGAACTTGCTTTGTGTTCCTCAGGCACATATCACTCCATCTCCGTCCAGTTTGGAggaaaaggaaaatgataaCAAATACAAGTCGAGTTCTTCACAAGAAAATTTGAGCTCATATTCAGAGCCTGACCAGGAGGGTATAAATGTGAAGgaacataaaaatatcagcCGATCAAAATCAGCAGGTTACACGGTCAATGCCCAGGCCGATGTGTCTCCGAAAAACAAATGCACCGCTTTGTTTAGTCCCGTGAAGTCACTTATTAAAATCATGGGCCTTTCACCTCGTGGATCTCCACGTCAGAGTCCAACATCATCCAGATCTCCATCTCCAGGCAACAGCCCTTCATGTACTTCTCCTAGGGACACCCCCACAAGTATATTTGTAGAAAATTAATATTAACCATGTTaagatttcttcttctttctctgtgtaaaaaaaaaaacatttttggtgATCTTTTTCTTCTGCTTGTATCGCCTTTAATATGTGGCTTTAGTTATCTGAGATCTGTTTTTATAccttttaaacagtttatttattagtggttggtccattttttatttagcatgtGATGTAGCTTCTTTTGAACATTTTCCCTGATAAGTGATTCTTATGATGCTCACGTCAgtgatttacatcatcacagaACGAATGTTTGCATAACATTAGAATTTTTAAGCTCTTATCTCAAGTTATTatgcaagttattttattatcagGGTTATTTGTGTTCGTCATGTTTATGATTTGGTGGAACAGCTGAACAAGTCGCATCGGAACaggaattagttttttttttgcatttttgtttttactattaAATATTGAACCTTTTGAGGATAACCATCAGGGGAAACAATGTGTTCAATTAATTATGTttctcattttacattttttcaccaACTTTGTCTTGTTATTTGAAAACTTAAAACTGTGAATTTGTTTTATCATACTGTATTATTCACTGGTGTATTATAggctgtatataaatattaataaattgtttattatcttaaaaggtaaaagagTTAAAAGCTTAATTCATCACCAAAACAAAAGTTAACTTAACTTTAAGTTCATTTGTTTACTGCCATTTTAAACTTC
Protein-coding regions in this window:
- the tnika gene encoding TRAF2 and NCK interacting kinase a — translated: MANNMALDDFNSLMNPEGHFELIQMVGSGSYGQVFKGAHVKSKKLVAIKVINALGAAQEELKNEMNLLKTQSHHRNIATFFGAFIQKKTPLVGDQLWLVMEYCGGGSISDLIQSTEKKSLNEDWTAYICGEILKGLAHLHKYKIIHRDIKGQNVLLTESADVKLVDFGVSAQSNNTMGKQSTFIGTPYWMAPEVIDCNLNPKGGYDCKSDVWSLGITAIEMAEGKPPLCDVNPMQALMRITKNEAPTLSSNEWSENFQSFIKGCLVKDHKWRLSADELLDHALISNIQKQIRHIRHDIVAHMDKQKGEKMRAEEQKKRAEEEAQRMEKEICIKTPSPPRHQALSARMSLQDEKMLKHKLDEEHFRRKERDYVKAEMLRQHKQLKQQQRQRQQNFSPMYNQDLIISNKLSVDNQNFCNNQTQKNYQHSPSLQRRVTAPCPIKVRQGSSAQPQILHQQLSRSPTSPLAVPQICISQQDGIRRNQSPDLVKHNMVNFNSWNASSGHDQRKKRAVSASPCRRGSQGNCQDVNGNNSRRGSWAPSGSQECLVGDKQLDLSASAPQHSLEAKLRGRPQRVYSMPHGNLLCVPQAHITPSPSSLEEKENDNKYKSSSSQENLSSYSEPDQEGINVKEHKNISRSKSAGYTVNAQADVSPKNKCTALFSPVKSLIKIMGLSPRGSPRQSPTSSRSPSPGNSPSCTSPRDTPTSIFVEN